The genomic window AAATGCAGGGGATACTTTTCAAGGGACTTTATACTATTCACTATTTAAAGGTGAAGCTGATGCAGCTGCTATGAATCTTATTGCTTGGGATGCATATACTTTAGGAAACCATGAATTTGATGATGGAGATGAAGGATTAAAAAGTTTTTTAGATAGATTAAATAAAAATATTTCTGTAATTTCATCAAATGTTGTTGCTTCTGATAATAGTGTTTTAAAAAATTATTGGACTCCTTATGTGATAAAAGAAGTAAATGGACAAAAAGTAGGAATAATTGGTATTGATATTTCAGGAAAAACAAAAGATTCATCAAATCCAAGTGATGAGATAACTTTTTTAGATGAAACACAAACAGCTCAAAAATATATAGATGAATTAACACAATTGGGGGTTAATAAAATTGTTTTATTAACCCATCAAGGTTATGAAAATGATATTACTATGGCAAACGAATTGACAGGAGTAGATGTTATCATTGGTGGTGATTCACATACTTTACTTGGAGATTATTCAAATATAGGTTTAAATAGTATTTCAAATAATTATCCAGCAAAAGTTAAATCAAAAGATAATAAAAAAGTATGTATTGCACATGCTTGGGAATATGCTCATGTTTTAGGAAATTTAGATGTTATATTTAATAAAAATGGTGACATTGTAGCTTGTGGAGGAAATCCTTTATTACTTGTAGGAGAAGACTTAGGTGTTAAAAATAAGAATGTTGCAGTTGTAAGTGAAGATGAAACTGCACTTCAAACAATTAAAACTTATGAAGATCAAGTTGAAGTAAAAAAAGCTACACAAATTGGAATAGCAGGGCAAAAATTAGGACATAATAGAATTCCAGGAGATAAAAGGGATGGAACATCTATTTTACCTTTAGGCAGTGACATAGCTCCAATCGTTGCAAAATCTTTTTATGATTTAAGTAATTTAGCCGATGCTTGTATTCAAAATGCAGGTGGAGTAAGAGTTGCAATTGAGAAAGGAAATATTACTTTAGGTGATGCTTACACTTTATTACCTTTTGCAAATACTTTGTTTGAAATTAAAATGAAAGGTAGTGAGATAAAACAAGTTCTTGAAGATGCTTTAAATAATACCTATTCAGTTGATGGTTCAAGTGGATCTTTTCCTTATTCGTATGGACTAAGATATGATATTGATGTTAGCCTTGGAAATAATAATAGAATCTCTAATCTTGAAATAAAAAATAGAAAAACAGGAACTTGGGGAAATATCCAAGCTGATACTATGTATACAATTGTTACAAACTCTTTTACAGCTGGTGGGAAAGATGGTTATGTGACATTTAAAACTGTTCAAGATGAAAGAGGTAAAGGTGTTGATACATATTTAGATTATGCAATGAGTTTTGTAAAATATGTTGAAAATAAAACGTTAAATAATGAGCAAGTAACAAAATTACCATCAAGTGATCATCCAATAAAAAGTTATAAAGATGCAAATGGACAAATAATAGTTGATTCAACTGATGTAATAGCTCCAACTCTTGAAAGTGCAATTATTTCAAATGATGGTTTAAGTATTGTCTTAACATATTCCGAAAACTTAAAAGGAAGTGTAAGTGCTAGTGATTATTCAATTAGTGGGGTAACTATAACAAATGCAATAATAAGTGGAAATACAGTAACTTTAACACTTTCATCAGAAATTACTCAAGATAGTACACTAAGTCAAATTGAATATAATGGAACAGGTGTTACAGATGAAGGTGGAAATAAAGTAGTTATTGGAAATATTTTAACTATCACAAATAACTCAAATGCTAAAAATACAGCTCCTATAACATTTACACCAAATAGTGGAACAACACAAGGTTCATCTGATACTTCATCTGCAATAGCTTTTGATGATAACTATATGATGGTTATTGACGATGAAGCAAATGTAATTAGATATTATTCAAGAAAAGGTTCTGATGCATTAAAAGAAATATCTTATGATGCACATGTAACAGCCGGAAAAGAGTTAGATGCAGAAGCAACAACAAAAATAGAAGATAGTATTTTTGTTATAGGTTCTCATTCAAATAAAAAAAGTGGTGCAGAAGAGGATAATAGAGAATACATCTTAAAATTTACAGCTGAAGATTCAGGAGTAGATACAAATTTAATATTTGCAGATAGCTATTCAAATTTAGAAAATGATTTAGTAGCTTGGGATAGTAATAATATTCATGGAAAAGGTGCAAATTATTATGGTTTTGCACTATCGGCTCAAACAGCTGTTGTTCCTGAAAATGTAAATGGTTTTTCAATTGAAGGATTAACAAGCTCATTGGATAATACAGAGCTTTATTTAGGTTTTAGAGCGCCTTTACTTAATACAACTACAAGAAATAAAGCATTAATAGTTCCTGTAATTATATCTTCAATTATGGATGGTAGTACAACTACAAATACAGGTGCAATTTTTGGGGAAGCAATAGAGTTAAATTTAGGTGGAAGAGCCATTCGCTCAATTGAAAAAGCTGCGGATAATAGCGGATATTTAATTCTAGCAGGTCCAGCAATGGCTTCAAAAGATGAAGTTGAAAATAATTTTAGATTATTTAGATGGAATGGTTTAAGTGGTGATGTAAATCAACCAGTTGAATTAGGTACAAATTTAGATGTTTTAAGAAATGAAACTAAAGGAAGTTTTGAAACTATAGTTGAAGTAAAAAGTACACAAACAGGAACTTGGGTACAACTATTAACAGATAATGGAGATACTATTTGGAGTGGGAAATCTCAAGTTTCAAAAGATTTACCAGCTAGTGAACAAAAATTCCAAGGTTTTTGGGTGAAATTAGCTCAAGATGTAGTTGATCAAACAGCACCAATTTTGGTAAATAAAACACCTGCAAATGATACTTTAGATGTTTCAGTTAGTACAAATATAGTTCTTAATTTCAACGAAGGAATAAAAGCTGGAACTGGTAATTTTATTATTAAAAAAACAGCAGATGATTCAGTTGTAGAAACAATTGCTGCAAATAGTGATATTGTTTCTTATTCATTTAACACAGTAACAATTAATCCAACACAAGATTTAGATTTTCAAACACAATATTATGTTGTTATAGAAAATAGTGCGATTAGTGATAATTATGGAAATAATTTTACTGGAATTAGTAGTTCAAGTGATTTTAAATTTACTACAAAACTAGCACCAAAAACATATTCACTTCTTATTACAGAAGTGAATTCAAATGCAAGTGGAGATGATTTTTTTGAAATATATAATTATGGTTTAACAGATATTAATTTAAGTGGTTGGAAATGGAGTGATGATAGTGCAGATTTCGCTACAGCAACAGCATTAGGGGATTTGACTTTAAGCGCTGGTAAAGTATTAGTTATTACAAAATCAATAGATGAAACTGCTTTTAGAACTGCTTGGAATTTAGATTCAAGTGTATCTATTGCAGCCGTTGGGGGTTCTGGTCTTGGAAAAGGTGATGCTGTAGTATTATTTGATGAATCAGGTGAAGTAGTTAGCTCATTTAGTTATAAAACTACAACAATTACAGCTTCTGATGGAACAATTATATCTTCATCTTTAAGAGCTGATAATCAAAATATTGTTGCAGAGCACACAGGTGTAGCAGTTGGAGGAAGTGATGCAAAAGCTTCT from Arcobacter venerupis includes these protein-coding regions:
- a CDS encoding DUF3616 domain-containing protein produces the protein MKIQVNRILSFCLVALLAGCGGGSSSSTNESSTFTVERGSVLNATVKDANGQIASSVNATNSYTFAKEIKYPVTVSGGFIDVDNSGDKSVGDIELTTPLMTYSGTNITLITTAISDSNEQTRDNKLKQLAQSLGVTTDELLKLPSQSYESSILSNELYKALKNNSDTNLTQIISDLNTYGIVTNFQTKKDSIDKNKTLKEFALDLEQEYVDELVLAGKLNVVTFDDIKQNMNEDSFELSLFHVNDIHSHISSEALTYTVDGTSKSVQTGGYARIITKLKELKTANPNSLILNAGDTFQGTLYYSLFKGEADAAAMNLIAWDAYTLGNHEFDDGDEGLKSFLDRLNKNISVISSNVVASDNSVLKNYWTPYVIKEVNGQKVGIIGIDISGKTKDSSNPSDEITFLDETQTAQKYIDELTQLGVNKIVLLTHQGYENDITMANELTGVDVIIGGDSHTLLGDYSNIGLNSISNNYPAKVKSKDNKKVCIAHAWEYAHVLGNLDVIFNKNGDIVACGGNPLLLVGEDLGVKNKNVAVVSEDETALQTIKTYEDQVEVKKATQIGIAGQKLGHNRIPGDKRDGTSILPLGSDIAPIVAKSFYDLSNLADACIQNAGGVRVAIEKGNITLGDAYTLLPFANTLFEIKMKGSEIKQVLEDALNNTYSVDGSSGSFPYSYGLRYDIDVSLGNNNRISNLEIKNRKTGTWGNIQADTMYTIVTNSFTAGGKDGYVTFKTVQDERGKGVDTYLDYAMSFVKYVENKTLNNEQVTKLPSSDHPIKSYKDANGQIIVDSTDVIAPTLESAIISNDGLSIVLTYSENLKGSVSASDYSISGVTITNAIISGNTVTLTLSSEITQDSTLSQIEYNGTGVTDEGGNKVVIGNILTITNNSNAKNTAPITFTPNSGTTQGSSDTSSAIAFDDNYMMVIDDEANVIRYYSRKGSDALKEISYDAHVTAGKELDAEATTKIEDSIFVIGSHSNKKSGAEEDNREYILKFTAEDSGVDTNLIFADSYSNLENDLVAWDSNNIHGKGANYYGFALSAQTAVVPENVNGFSIEGLTSSLDNTELYLGFRAPLLNTTTRNKALIVPVIISSIMDGSTTTNTGAIFGEAIELNLGGRAIRSIEKAADNSGYLILAGPAMASKDEVENNFRLFRWNGLSGDVNQPVELGTNLDVLRNETKGSFETIVEVKSTQTGTWVQLLTDNGDTIWSGKSQVSKDLPASEQKFQGFWVKLAQDVVDQTAPILVNKTPANDTLDVSVSTNIVLNFNEGIKAGTGNFIIKKTADDSVVETIAANSDIVSYSFNTVTINPTQDLDFQTQYYVVIENSAISDNYGNNFTGISSSSDFKFTTKLAPKTYSLLITEVNSNASGDDFFEIYNYGLTDINLSGWKWSDDSADFATATALGDLTLSAGKVLVITKSIDETAFRTAWNLDSSVSIAAVGGSGLGKGDAVVLFDESGEVVSSFSYKTTTITASDGTIISSSLRADNQNIVAEHTGVAVGGSDAKASAIWDGVSVVTPKYIYAQAGLLDSYSQTTSTNGTGSPGIVGKAALLISEISSNTTETTDFFELYNYSSTDINLSDWKWDDDSANFLDASVSNFGNVTVEAGKTLVVLITADETKIATFKTLWDLSDTDKIIAVAGPGLGKGDAAVIFDSVGRVVTSLNYGIADKTASDGTIITKLGQGSSTNHTGKALTGSGTDSTSIIWDTASALSPTYTTAVSGELGAKTATNGNIGSPSIAK